One Aegilops tauschii subsp. strangulata cultivar AL8/78 chromosome 2, Aet v6.0, whole genome shotgun sequence genomic window, GAAAATACTACGTAAAGAAAAGATGCCCATCCCTCGGGATGGATTTTTAGTTTATCTCGGGAGTGCTCTTCCAGCTTGTCCTGTGTGAAACAGCGCACCAGTCCGCAGCGAGCGGCACATAGGTGCTTCCTGGTTTTTCTCCACCCCAAAATGAGGGGGTCCAACAGAGACCCATTCTGCCGTAGTGACGGTATTTGGGCTACACTGCACAGTTACAATGTGATAAAAGACGCCCAAGCACACCGACGACCAATTTTTATTAGCACCCAAGCTAGATTACACCGTAGGAAGCAAAACACTTGTAACAAGGAAAATGGCATGCACAACGCATGTAGACCTTACTAGATTCGGAATAAGGAAAGCGGTACACGAACAGGGGAGGAACACTCTGAAGACACGAGGGCGGTCGTGGTGCGCGGCTAGCTAGCTATGTGATCCGTCGGTCGATGAGGTGGCTACTGGCAGGGTTTCGTGCAGACGCACTTGCTTTCGAAGCCGTGGAACTTGCACTTGCCCGAGGGGAAGCCCTCGGTGTTGCAGACGTGCTTGCAGTTGTCGTCCCTCCAGCACGCTCCGCGGTACCTGTGGCTCTGCGACTCGCAGTGCCTGTGCCTCGCCTCCGCCACCCTCGTCGTCCCCATCTCTGCAGTTTAATTACTCCGTCGGATCAGACACAAATGGAGAATACTACAGGGTGCATATCTGAGCATCCGCTTGACTTAACAAATTGAGAAGACTAGTTAAGATCACCTGtggcgacgaggaggagaaggacCAAGAGGACGGACGCAACCATATGGCGAGAGGTCGACTCCATTTGCTCTGCTTGCGTGATGCTGGTGGTTTTGCTAGGAAGGGGCGATGTACTCCAACTTAAGGTTACAGCGatatgatttgctaggtgattgTGACGGGGACAATGGGGGTTTATATAGGAGGTTCAGAAGCCTGGGCGCAATTCGAATTCAGCGCAAAGGACTCAATTCTGAAACACAAATGCAGGACGGCTTTTGCGGTGGTT contains:
- the LOC109744167 gene encoding defensin-like protein CAL1 — translated: MESTSRHMVASVLLVLLLLVATEMGTTRVAEARHRHCESQSHRYRGACWRDDNCKHVCNTEGFPSGKCKFHGFESKCVCTKPCQ